A stretch of the Glycine soja cultivar W05 chromosome 13, ASM419377v2, whole genome shotgun sequence genome encodes the following:
- the LOC114381905 gene encoding putative serine/threonine-protein kinase-like protein CCR3, whose translation MKTSPSSVNLCLAVAVAAVVLILSLVPSSHGFGSGTTLALSDASATVCAVVASESTRRIECYRQGQVVPIAPNVNFSSISGGRNYFCGIMSSNSNLLCWNTNSSFEMRRLYNKSSVPLENLAVGDTHVCATAVGDGTVRCWRTGDTFRNPSGSDQFASISSGSGFSCGILKNGSKVRCWGDTNVAQQIENSFGNMSMLSLVAGGSNICGLNSTGFLVCSGQLDFPRGGAFEYSGLALGAEHGCAIRGSNGWVVCWGGNGQFSVNNVTEGVSFEVIVSGSNFVCGLTTNNLKVVCWGPGWSNYSNSSRFELPLPRVLPGPCVSFSCAECGSYVDSQTLCSGSGNICKPMTCRPQTTAPPPLLPTPPPPSQSPPPPPPPPPSPPPPSSTRSKTLTRGLLAFAIIGSVGAFAGICTIVHCLWSGVCFGKKKVHNSVQPTITRGSSGSSGGGASNNSNSSISSMIMRQTSIIMRRQRSGTSSTKHPDRAEEFTLAELVAATNNFSLENKIGSGSFGVVYKGKLAEGREVAIKRGETGSKMKKFQEKESAFESELAFLSRLHHKHLVGLVGFCEEKDERLLVYEYMKNGALYDHLHAKNNVEKESSVLNNWKMRIKIALDASRGIEYLHNYAVPSIIHRDIKSSNILLDATWTARVSDFGLSLMSPEPDRDHRPMKAAGTVGYIDPEYYGLNVLTAKSDVYGLGVVLLELLTGKRAIFKYGEDGGTPLSVVDFAVPAILAGELVKILDPRVGPPDVNEAEAVELVAYTAIHCVNLEGKDRPTMADIVANLERALAICESSHDSTSSGTISVVSE comes from the coding sequence TCCTCCGTTAACCTCTGTCTCGCCGTCGCCGTCGCCGCCGTCGTACTTATTCTCTCTCTGGTACCTTCATCCCATGGTTTTGGCTCCGGCACCACCCTGGCCCTCTCCGATGCCTCTGCCACCGTCTGCGCCGTCGTAGCATCCGAGTCCACGCGCCGCATTGAGTGTTACCGTCAGGGGCAGGTAGTTCCCATCGCTCCCAACGTTAATTTTTCGTCGATTTCCGGTGGGAGAAACTACTTCTGCGGCATAATGTCCAGCAACTCCAATCTACTTTGCTGGAACACAAACTCTTCCTTCGAAATGAGAAGGCTTTACAACAAAAGTTCTGTTCCATTGGAGAATCTCGCCGTCGGGGACACCCACGTTTGCGCCACCGCGGTGGGTGATGGCACGGTGCGGTGCTGGAGAACCGGTGACACGTTTCGAAATCCATCTGGGTCTGATCAATTCGCTTCAATTTCATCTGGGTCGGGCTTCTCTTGCGGAATTTTGAAGAATGGTTCTAAGGTTCGGTGTTGGGGAGACACCAACGTTGCGCAACAGATTGAAAATTCGTTTGGGAACATGTCCATGTTGAGTCTCGTCGCAGGTGGTTCGAATATTTGTGGGTTGAACTCAACGGGGTTTTTGGTGTGTTCTGGGCAACTTGATTTTCCTCGAGGTGGGGCTTTTGAGTATTCAGGGTTGGCACTTGGTGCTGAGCATGGTTGTGCTATTAGAGGGTCGAATGGTTGGGTTGTGTGTTGGGGTGGCAATGGACAATTCTCTGTAAATAATGTTACAGAAGGAGTTTCCTTTGAGGTAATTGTTTCTGGTTCTAACTTTGTTTGTGGATTGACAACGAACAATTTGAAAGTGGTGTGTTGGGGTCCTGGTTGGTCTAATTACTCTAATAGTTCGAGGTTTGAGCTTCCATTGCCTCGTGTTCTTCCAGGGCCTTGTGTTTCATTTTCTTGTGCAGAGTGTGGTTCATATGTTGATTCTCAAACTCTATGTTCTGGTTCTGGTAACATTTGTAAGCCAATGACATGTAGGCCTCAAACAACAGCGCCGCCTCCCCTGCTgccaacaccaccaccaccatcccAGTCTCCGCCGCCACCGCCACCGCCACCGCCATCACCACCCCCACCATCATCAACTCGATCGAAAACCTTGACAAGGGGGTTATTGGCTTTTGCTATTATTGGTTCAGTGGGAGCTTTTGCTGGAATATGCACAATAGTTCATTGCTTGTGGAGTGGAGTTTGTTTTGGGAAGAAGAAAGTACACAATTCTGTGCAGCCTACAATCACAAGAGGAAGCAGTGGCTCGAGTGGTGGGGGTGCTTCTAATAATAGCAATTCTTCGATATCATCTATGATTATGCGTCAGACTTCAATAATAATGAGGCGGCAGAGGAGTGGAACCTCATCAACAAAGCATCCAGACAGGGCTGAGGAGTTCACTCTAGCAGAGCTTGTGGCTGCCACCAACAATTTCTCACTTGAAAACAAGATTGGTTCTGGAAGCTTTGGTGTTGTGTACAAAGGCAAGCTCGCGGAGGGTCGTGAGGTGGCAATCAAGAGGGGTGAAACCGGGTCCAAGATGAAGAAGTTTCAAGAGAAAGAGAGTGCATTTGAGTCTGAATTGGCCTTCTTGTCGCGCCTGCACCATAAGCACCTTGTTGGGCTAGTTGGGTTCTGTGAAGAGAAAGATGAGAGGCTCTTGGTGTATGAGTACATGAAGAATGGGGCATTGTATGATCATTTGCATGCAAAGAACAATGTGGAGAAGGAAAGCAGTGTATTGAATAATTGGAAAATGAGGATCAAAATTGCTTTGGATGCTTCCCGGGGAATAGAATATCTTCACAATTATGCAGTTCCGTCTATTATTCACAGAGATATAAAGTCTTCCAACATTCTTCTTGATGCTACTTGGACGGCAAGAGTATCTGATTTTGGATTGTCTTTGATGAGTCCAGAACCTGACCGTGATCACCGACCAATGAAGGCAGCGGGAACAGTTGGATATATTGATCCTGAGTACTATGGTCTAAATGTGTTGACAGCAAAGAGTGATGTGTATGGGCTTGGAGTTGTATTGCTTGAACTTTTAACGGGAAAGAGAGCTATATTCAAGTATGGAGAAGATGGAGGCACCCCATTGAGTGTGGTGGACTTTGCAGTGCCTGCTATTTTGGCCGGAGAATTAGTGAAAATTTTGGATCCAAGGGTTGGACCACCCGATGTGAATGAGGCCGAGGCAGTGGAATTAGTGGCCTATACAGCCATTCATTGTGTCAATTTGGAAGGGAAAGATAGACCAACCATGGCTGACATTGTGGCCAATTTGGAGAGGGCTTTGGCTATTTGTGAGAGTAGCCATGACAGCACTTCCAGCGGTACTATCTCTGTTGTTTCAGAATGA